In a genomic window of Balnearium lithotrophicum:
- a CDS encoding JDVT-CTERM system glutamic-type intramembrane protease produces MLNCRSCSFFKSYFAVILITAISVRFFPQYSPAVTSLLLVGIPVLIYKKSAEELGFQNIKKGLIWGTAISLIILPIYYLFVPERNSIALSSFISLIPYYFGIALGEEVFFRGFFYSTFENENLVGSLLTKNNLVSSILFGIAHALIYYNPSMFKVFFPSLVMGFLYERSGSIVAPIVFHCFSDVVYQFARF; encoded by the coding sequence ATGCTTAACTGCAGGAGCTGTTCCTTTTTCAAGAGTTATTTTGCTGTAATCCTCATAACAGCTATTTCTGTAAGGTTTTTCCCTCAGTACTCTCCTGCTGTTACATCCCTCCTTTTGGTAGGAATACCCGTTCTCATCTACAAAAAATCTGCCGAGGAATTAGGATTCCAGAACATTAAAAAGGGATTAATTTGGGGAACGGCCATTTCACTAATAATTCTTCCCATTTACTACTTATTTGTTCCAGAAAGGAATTCCATAGCCCTCAGTAGTTTCATTTCCCTAATTCCCTACTACTTTGGAATAGCTTTAGGAGAGGAGGTTTTCTTCAGGGGATTCTTCTACTCCACGTTCGAAAATGAAAACCTTGTGGGTTCACTACTAACGAAGAACAACTTAGTTTCAAGTATACTGTTTGGCATTGCCCACGCTCTTATCTACTACAACCCATCGATGTTTAAGGTTTTTTTCCCCTCATTAGTTATGGGATTTCTCTACGAAAGGAGCGGTTCTATTGTAGCTCCTATAGTTTTCCACTGTTTTTCAGACGTTGTATACCAGTTTGCGAGGTTTTAA
- the lspA gene encoding signal peptidase II — protein MRTIFLLTSLIIFFLDRVTKFLALKELNHPVEVIPGFFSLRLAENRGAAFSIFSTGSEPVRKFFLIVVPLLICIYILYYVLKNRLSPRISISLGLIFGGALGNLYDRVFSGKVLDFLDFYIGNYHYPTFNVADVAVFLGTVALILSWRKS, from the coding sequence ATGAGAACAATCTTCCTCCTGACATCCCTAATAATTTTTTTCCTCGACAGAGTTACAAAATTCCTTGCTCTTAAGGAACTGAACCATCCCGTTGAAGTCATTCCTGGATTCTTTTCGTTAAGGTTGGCAGAAAACAGAGGAGCTGCATTCAGCATCTTCTCAACGGGAAGCGAACCTGTAAGGAAGTTCTTCTTAATAGTTGTACCTTTACTTATATGCATTTACATACTCTACTACGTTTTAAAGAACAGACTTTCACCAAGGATTTCTATTTCCTTAGGACTTATCTTTGGGGGAGCTCTTGGAAACCTCTACGACAGAGTGTTCAGCGGAAAAGTTTTAGACTTTTTGGACTTTTACATTGGAAACTACCACTACCCTACCTTTAACGTTGCAGATGTTGCCGTGTTTTTAGGGACTGTTGCCCTAATCCTGTCCTGGAGGAAAAGTTGA
- the dnaG gene encoding DNA primase, translating into MGSSNVSHSLIHELLSQIDIVDIVSHYITLKRSGRNFVALCPFHSEKTPSFVVSQEKQIFKCFGCGVGGNAITFVQKYENLSFWEAVKRVSEIARVELPKEFFKRGELSKGIEESGLKAAKFFNKKLTAVKEYLFSRGIDEETANEFLLGYAPSGYVGELKIPKEEAQKLGLVNSRGGEFFRNRLMIPIFSHSGNVVGFAGRALSDNQSPKYINTPETEIFKKSSILYGFYQSKEEIVKKREVVIVEGYFDVISLHKIGVKNVVAPMGTSLTEKHASFLKRYSQSPILIFDGDSAGTKAAIRSAGLFFKFGCEPRVVQLPKGEDPDSMARKQPEKVLELLSSPKTFIDWAVGTVKTSDNQVELLKQVVLSISELKTINPFLFKEYFSVLSAEFGVDEAWLKVQIPRKSIPDNEEKEPIPHSERAFLRALFEGWEIPVEVSPNIFVSSKVSKLYSIVSQLDERNPTVLQSEYPELSPFISEILLSEFTEGDLKEGIRKVLEKEFERRLKRIRDFVEKRRLKRAILELKKGNFEVITQLQTT; encoded by the coding sequence TTGGGGAGCTCTAACGTCTCCCATTCGTTGATTCATGAGCTCTTGTCGCAGATAGACATAGTTGATATAGTATCCCACTACATTACCCTCAAAAGGTCCGGAAGGAACTTTGTAGCTCTCTGTCCTTTTCACTCGGAAAAAACACCCTCCTTCGTAGTAAGTCAGGAAAAACAGATTTTTAAGTGTTTTGGTTGTGGAGTTGGAGGAAACGCAATAACCTTCGTCCAAAAGTATGAGAACCTTTCGTTCTGGGAGGCCGTTAAGAGGGTATCTGAAATTGCAAGGGTAGAGCTCCCGAAGGAGTTCTTTAAAAGAGGCGAGCTATCGAAGGGCATTGAGGAGTCTGGTTTAAAAGCGGCTAAATTTTTTAATAAGAAGCTAACCGCCGTAAAGGAGTACCTCTTTTCAAGGGGAATTGATGAGGAGACGGCGAACGAATTCCTCTTAGGTTACGCTCCCTCTGGATACGTTGGAGAACTGAAAATACCCAAGGAGGAAGCCCAAAAGTTGGGCCTTGTTAACAGCAGAGGAGGGGAGTTTTTCAGAAACAGACTAATGATTCCTATATTCAGTCACTCAGGAAACGTTGTAGGTTTTGCCGGGAGAGCTCTGTCTGATAACCAATCACCCAAGTACATAAATACTCCAGAAACGGAAATTTTTAAAAAGAGCTCCATTCTCTACGGCTTCTACCAGTCAAAAGAGGAGATTGTTAAAAAGAGGGAAGTTGTCATAGTTGAAGGTTACTTCGATGTAATTTCCCTTCACAAGATAGGGGTAAAAAACGTTGTTGCTCCTATGGGAACCTCCCTGACAGAGAAACATGCCTCCTTTTTAAAGAGGTACTCCCAATCCCCAATTCTCATATTCGATGGTGACTCCGCCGGAACGAAGGCAGCTATTAGGTCTGCAGGACTCTTTTTCAAGTTTGGGTGTGAACCAAGGGTCGTTCAACTTCCAAAGGGAGAGGACCCGGATTCAATGGCAAGGAAACAACCTGAAAAGGTATTGGAGCTTTTATCAAGTCCCAAGACCTTCATAGACTGGGCAGTTGGTACTGTAAAAACATCGGATAACCAGGTTGAGCTTCTCAAACAGGTTGTTCTATCAATTTCTGAGCTTAAAACGATAAATCCCTTTCTATTTAAGGAGTACTTTTCTGTTCTATCTGCCGAGTTTGGAGTGGATGAGGCGTGGCTAAAGGTTCAAATTCCAAGGAAAAGTATCCCTGATAATGAGGAAAAGGAACCAATTCCCCACAGTGAGAGGGCATTCTTGAGGGCTCTCTTTGAGGGCTGGGAAATTCCCGTGGAGGTCTCTCCAAACATTTTTGTCTCCTCAAAGGTTTCTAAGCTCTACTCGATAGTTTCCCAATTGGACGAAAGAAATCCGACGGTACTTCAGTCGGAGTATCCGGAGCTCTCTCCTTTCATATCCGAAATACTGCTTTCGGAGTTTACAGAAGGGGATTTAAAGGAGGGAATAAGGAAGGTTCTTGAGAAGGAATTTGAGAGGAGATTAAAGAGGATAAGGGATTTTGTTGAGAAGAGAAGGCTGAAGAGGGCAATTTTAGAGTTAAAAAAGGGAAATTTCGAGGTTATAACGCAACTCCAAACCACTTAG